A single region of the Triticum dicoccoides isolate Atlit2015 ecotype Zavitan chromosome 2B, WEW_v2.0, whole genome shotgun sequence genome encodes:
- the LOC119366038 gene encoding endonuclease 4-like — MGLLLLLHVVLVAAAVGAPAAQAWGKEGHYMTCKIADGFLTKEALAGVKALLPSSAKGELAEVCSWADNQRFRYRWSSPLHFADTPKDCKFSYARDCHDAKGNKDACVVGAINNYTAALQDPSSPYDRTESLMFLAHFVGDVHQPLHCGHVEDLGGNTILVRWYRRKSNLHHVWDVDVIEQAMKDFYGKDQDTMIKAIQRNITKDWSGEEKQWEACRSKTKTTCADKYAQESAALACDAYKGVKQDSALGDEYYSAALPVVEKRIAQGGVRLAAILNRIFSRNGRLQSI; from the exons AtggggttgctgctgctgcttcacGTCGTCCTGGTCGCGGCGGCGGTGGGAGCCCCAGCGGCGCAGGCGTGGGGCAAGGAGGGCCACTACATGACCTGCAAGATCGCCGAC GGTTTCCTGACGAAGGAAGCGTTGGCGGGGGTGAAGGCTCTCCTCCCGTCGTCGGCTAAAGGCGAGCTCGCGGAGGTGTGCTCGTGGGCGGACAACCAGCGCTTCCGGTAccggtggtcgagccccttgcattTTGCGGACACCCCCAAAGACTGCAAGTTCAGCTACGCCA GGGACTGCCACGACGCCAAGGGGAACAAGGACGCGTGCGTGGTGGGAGCCATCAACAACTACACCGCCGCGCTCCAGGACCCGTCCAGCCCAT ATGATCGGACGGAGAGCCTGATGTTCCTGGCCCACTTCGTGGGCGACGTGCACCAGCCGCTGCACTGCGGCCACGTGGAAGACCTCGGCGGCAACACCATCCTCGTCCGCTGGTACAGGAGGAAGAGCAACCTGCACCAC GTGTGGGACGTGGACGTcatcgagcaggccatgaaggactTCTACGGCAAAGACCAGGACACCATGATCAAGGCCATCCAGCGTAACATCACT AAGGACTGGTCCGGCGAGGAGAAGCAGTGGGAGGCGTGCCGCAGCAAAACCAAGACCACCTGCGCTGACAA GTACGCTCAGGAGAGTGCGGCGCTCGCCTGCGACGCGTACAAGGGCGTCAAGCAGGACTCCGCCTTAGGAG ATGAGTACTACTCCGCGGCGCTGCCGGTCGTTGAGAAGAGGATCGCTCAGGGCGGCGTCAGGCTGGCGGCCATCCTCAACCGGATCTTCAGCCGGAACGGCAGGCTGCAGAGCATCTGA